From the genome of Sphingobacteriaceae bacterium:
GTGGCCGCCGCGGCCCATGTAGTGCTGAACTTCGACGGCACCGCGGCCCGCCGGGTTCAAGGGGACCGGCTGAGGCCCGGGGCCGTAGTTTGTGATGTCCCGCCGCCGCACGCCTGGGCGTCGCAATTGGCCCGCCGGCGGGGGGACATTGAAGTATTGACGGGCGGGCTGGTGGCGGTGCCGGACCAAGCCTTCACCCCGCTGCCGGACCATATGACGGGCGGGATGCCGGGAGTCATCCCGGCCGCCATGGCCGAAACCGTCATCCTGTCATTGGAAGGCCGTTCTAGGGCTTACTCCCTGGGTGCCGGAACGGACGTGGCGCGCCTGGATGAAATCGAGCGGCTGGCTGCCCGCCACGGGTTTAGGGTGGCGGCGCCGCGCCCGGTGCCCGACAGGGGAATCTCGCCGTGGGGGGCGATTGGTGAAGATGGATGAAGTCCTGCTGACCAAGGAAGGCTTGCAGAAGATGGAGGCCGACCTGGAGCACCTCAAGACCGTCAAGCGCCGGGAGGTGGCCGAGCGCATCAAGGCCGCCCGGGCCCAAGGCGACCTGCTGGAAAACTCCGAGTACGACGATGCCAAGAACGAGCAGGCCCAGCTGGAAGCCCGCATCGTCAATTTGGAGCGGCTGCTGCGGAAGGCCCGCCTGGTCAGCGACGAGGAAGTCGATCCCGACAGGGTGCACATCGGGTCCCAGGTCGAGGTGCGGGATCTGGACCGGGACGAAGTGCACACCTACACCATCGTAGGCTCCAACGAAGCGGATCCCTTTGAGGGCCGCATTTCTTATCAGTCCCCCGTGGGCAAGGCCCTCTTCGGCCGCGCAGTCGGCGACGAGCTGGACATCCAAACCCCCGGCGGCCTTTTGCGCTACCAAATTTTGTCCATCAACCGGCCGTCATCGGAGACGTGACCCTTGCTGCCTGAAAACGGAGAACAGCAACCGAAGAGCCAGTCCCGGGAAGAGGAGATTCTGGCTTCCCGCCGGGCCCGGATGGAGCGCCTGGCCCAAATCGGCCAGGAGCCTTTTGGCGGTCGGTATGAGCGCACCCATCATGCCGCCCAAATCGTGGACGGCTTCGACGCCCTGGAGGGCGCCACCGTCAAGGTGGCCGGCCGTCTAATGGGCCTGCGCACCCACGGTCGGGCCACCTTTGCTCCCCTGGCCGACTTCTCCGGATCCATCCAATTGTTCTTCCGCTCCGAAACCATGGGCGAAGAAGAGTACAAGGGCTTGCTGGACACCGTGGACATCGGCGACCATATCGGTGTCGAAGGGGTGGTCATGCGCACCCGCCGCGGGGAGATCAGCGTCGAAGTCTCCCGCTGGCAGATGCTGGCCAAGGCCCTGCGCCCCCTGCCCGACAAGTGGCACGGCCTGAAGGATGTGGAACTGCGCTACCGGCAGCGCTATTTGGACCTGGCGGTGAACCCGGAGGTACGGGATGTTTTCGTCGCCCGCTCCCGGGGGCTGGCGGCCTTGCGCCGCTTTTTGGACGAGCGGGGCTTCCTGGAAGTGGAGACGCCCATGCTCCAGCCCATCCACGGCGGCGCCGCGGCCCGGCCCTTCATCACCCACCACAACGCTTTGGACATGACCTTGTACCTGCGCATCGCCCCCGAATTATATTTGAAGCGTTTGCTGGTGGGGGGCATGGAGAAGGTTTACGAGGTGGGGCGCGTCTTCCGCAACGAAGGCATCTCCACCCGCCACAATCCCGAGTTCACCA
Proteins encoded in this window:
- the greA gene encoding transcription elongation factor GreA produces the protein MDEVLLTKEGLQKMEADLEHLKTVKRREVAERIKAARAQGDLLENSEYDDAKNEQAQLEARIVNLERLLRKARLVSDEEVDPDRVHIGSQVEVRDLDRDEVHTYTIVGSNEADPFEGRISYQSPVGKALFGRAVGDELDIQTPGGLLRYQILSINRPSSET
- the lysS gene encoding lysine--tRNA ligase; translated protein: MLPENGEQQPKSQSREEEILASRRARMERLAQIGQEPFGGRYERTHHAAQIVDGFDALEGATVKVAGRLMGLRTHGRATFAPLADFSGSIQLFFRSETMGEEEYKGLLDTVDIGDHIGVEGVVMRTRRGEISVEVSRWQMLAKALRPLPDKWHGLKDVELRYRQRYLDLAVNPEVRDVFVARSRGLAALRRFLDERGFLEVETPMLQPIHGGAAARPFITHHNALDMTLYLRIAPELYLKRLLVGGMEKVYEVGRVFRNEGISTRHNPEFTMLELYQAYADYEDMMALTEELVSHLAVVLRGTTRIQIRGQEVDFTPPWRRLSFPDALAQYAGVAWSDLTAPEGAARVADKLQLELDGPPTLAKVVDHLLDEYIQPALQQPTFLTDYPLVLSPLASRHREDPNLTYRFEAICLGMELANAFSELNDPDDQRERFMQQVAQREHDPEAHPMDEDYVRALEHGMPPAGGLGIGIDRLFMLLTDSPSIRDVILFPLLRPR